A window of Tautonia plasticadhaerens contains these coding sequences:
- a CDS encoding glucose-1-phosphate adenylyltransferase: protein MSRESVTCLILGGGRGTRLFPLTASRSKPAVPIAGKYRLIDIPISNCIYSGLNRMFVLTQFNSLSLHRHISNTYKFDSFGGGFVEILAAQQTMENQEWYQGTADAVRQNLGLIEHEPSDLILILSGDQLYRMDFRDMIRLHRETKSAATIAALPVDEKEATACGIMQIEHDGQVRNFVEKPKTRDALEAVRTDPDWLEQRGIRAGNRPYLASMGIYLFDRKVLVDLLSRIEADDFGKGVFPSAISDPQTRVQIYPFDGYWEDIGTIGAFHKANIDLTRMDAPFDFAADNKTIFTRPRYMAPSKIAGSSLSDCLIADGAAIGRGSVLERSVIGLRSQIGDNVTIRESYIMGADVFEGDRRIQENRREGRPNIGIGSDTIIENAIIDKNARIGRGVKILNRDRVQDSDDHGLFVIRDGVVVVPKFSVIPDGTEI, encoded by the coding sequence ATGTCCCGAGAGAGCGTCACCTGCCTCATCCTCGGCGGCGGCCGGGGCACCCGACTGTTCCCGCTGACCGCCTCCCGGAGCAAGCCTGCGGTGCCGATCGCCGGCAAGTACCGGCTCATCGACATCCCGATCTCCAACTGCATCTACTCCGGGCTGAACCGGATGTTCGTGCTCACGCAGTTCAACTCGCTGAGCCTGCACCGGCACATCTCCAACACCTACAAGTTCGACTCCTTCGGCGGCGGCTTCGTCGAGATCCTGGCGGCCCAGCAGACGATGGAGAACCAGGAGTGGTACCAGGGGACCGCCGACGCGGTCCGCCAGAACCTGGGCCTCATCGAGCACGAGCCCAGCGACCTGATCCTGATCCTCTCCGGGGACCAGCTCTACCGGATGGACTTCCGGGACATGATCCGGCTGCACCGCGAGACGAAGTCCGCGGCCACCATCGCCGCCCTGCCGGTGGACGAGAAGGAGGCGACCGCCTGCGGCATCATGCAGATCGAGCACGACGGCCAGGTGCGCAACTTCGTCGAGAAGCCCAAGACCCGGGACGCCCTCGAGGCGGTGCGGACCGACCCGGACTGGCTGGAGCAGCGCGGCATCCGGGCCGGCAATCGCCCGTACCTGGCGAGCATGGGCATCTACCTGTTCGACCGCAAGGTGCTCGTCGACCTGCTCTCGCGGATCGAGGCCGACGACTTCGGCAAGGGGGTCTTCCCGTCCGCCATCTCCGACCCGCAGACCCGGGTGCAGATCTACCCCTTCGACGGCTACTGGGAGGACATCGGCACCATCGGCGCCTTCCACAAGGCCAACATCGACCTGACCCGGATGGACGCCCCCTTCGACTTCGCGGCCGACAACAAGACCATCTTCACCCGGCCGCGCTACATGGCCCCGTCGAAGATCGCCGGCTCCTCGCTGAGCGACTGCCTGATCGCCGACGGCGCGGCGATCGGCCGGGGCTCGGTGCTGGAGCGGTCGGTCATCGGCCTGCGCTCCCAGATCGGCGACAACGTGACGATCCGGGAGTCGTACATCATGGGGGCCGACGTGTTCGAGGGGGACCGCCGGATCCAGGAGAACCGCCGGGAGGGGCGGCCGAACATCGGCATCGGCTCCGACACGATCATCGAGAACGCGATCATCGACAAGAACGCCCGGATCGGCCGGGGGGTGAAGATCCTCAACCGGGATCGGGTGCAGGACTCGGACGACCACGGCCTGTTCGTGATCCGGGACGGCGTGGTGGTCGTGCCGAAATTCTCGGTCATCCCCGACGGGACGGAGATCTGA
- a CDS encoding DUF6793 family protein has translation MPLFEVETTSHIMIACVDNESAARTFAESNYPGEEVLRVTHRPRDAWVISKRLLGIEGGIDPCTKARECLSSARGDKLHAVRLYMQQTGTDLDQARRVIESNMSLGW, from the coding sequence ATGCCTCTCTTCGAGGTCGAGACCACTTCCCATATCATGATCGCGTGTGTCGACAATGAGTCGGCCGCGCGGACCTTCGCCGAGTCGAATTACCCGGGCGAGGAGGTCCTCCGGGTGACGCATCGGCCCCGGGACGCCTGGGTGATCTCGAAACGGTTGCTGGGGATCGAGGGCGGGATCGACCCGTGTACGAAGGCCCGGGAGTGCCTGTCCAGCGCCCGGGGTGATAAGCTTCATGCCGTCCGCCTGTACATGCAGCAGACCGGGACCGACCTGGACCAGGCCCGTCGGGTGATCGAGTCGAACATGTCGCTCGGCTGGTGA